TTCCTCTGGAAGCCGGCCTGCCTTCTCACCAAGCCAAAGTCCCTCATTTACATGTGACTGTCCCTCCACACCCCTCAGCACATCTGCTCATCTGCACAATCGGTGAGCTCCTTCCCCACTAGCCAGGAGCTTCCAGAGGGCAGtgtttctatctgtctgtctgtctgtcttactCCCCTAGAACAGAGCCCCAAGGGTATTTGCTGAGGGCTGTGCTGACTCTGAGCAGGGTAGGGACCCGCTGTGGGCAGATTCCGTGTGATCCTCCTGCCATCCAGACCCTTCCATTGGCATGATCTCTGCaaagtggtggtgggagctggcAGTGGTTTGGTTAAGGGCAGTAGTGTTTTGACTGTGAGCTGCTCAGTCACATTGGGGCATcttctgtggggagggagggagggaggaagggagtgtcCTTCCTCCCAAGGGAGAACCTGGGTGGATGGCGGGCTGAGGGGCGGGAAATCCCTCAGACAGGGAATTGAGGAGAGAAGGCTGgatggaggagggaaggagagtccCATCCCCACATCAGGCTTTATGATGTCAGACTCTGCCCGTGCCTTTCCCAGTCAGGGACAAAGGCCCATTGAGAGTGGGGTGGGGCTTGAACGCCTGGGTCCTGGAGAAGAGAGGGGCCTGGTGCCTGGGCTTTGGGGGAAGGCACCATGACCTGGGATACTCATGTTACAGCCTTCGGTGTCAGCACCAACCCCCTTGGGTTCATGTACCTGTGCTGTTTTGGGGCACATCTTTCTGGGTGTGAACTGAAGGCTTCCCTGAGAGAAGGATGCACAGGCGAGTGAGTCCCATAGACAGCACTGGCAACTATTACCAAAATCTGAAAACCCCGGTGTCCAGAACACAGGAGGACTGGGGGACCGGAGAGCATAGGCCTGCCTACAGGGGAGCAGTGCCACTCACACCCAGCCCCCAACTCTGCCAGATCACCCAGTCCTTCCCTTCAAGGCTAGGGATACTGTGACAAAGTACCACAAAACGAATAGCTTAGAAAGTTTATTCTATCACTGCTGGAGGCTGGAAGTGGGAAGTCAGCATTTTGGCATCGGTTCCTTAGGGCTGGGGGAAAGGAGCTGTTCTTTCCCTGCAGGCTCCCCTGGGCTTGCAGACGGCCACCTTCATGTTCAGCAGGCGTTCTCCCTGGGTAAGGGCCTCTGTGCCCAAGAACCCCTTTTATAGGACACCAGCCCTCCTGGGTTAGAAcctaccctaatgacctcattttaacttaattacctctctACAGACCCtctctccaaataaggtcacaatCTGAGGTACTGGGATTTAAATCTTCAACTTATATTCAGCTGAAGGAGAGGGACACAGTTTAGCCCATAATATCAGGAGTTCAGATTTTTATGTGCCATACCTTGCTTTTTAGGTATTAGCCCAATTGTATCTAAAAATACTGTGCAGTGCAAGCAAAACTCAACTCAAGGCCGATCAAGCCCTTCAGGCCCACTTGTTTAAAGCTCTCTAGAGGGATAGCTGGTTCTTGGTCTCAGCGCTCAGCCAGAGTTGTCAGCTttgtacccccaccccccacccccacccaccagctgCAGCAGTATTGCCTGGaagcttattagaaatgcaagttCCATGGCCTCACCCCAGCCCTGAAGAGTCAGCAACTCTGGCCGTCTGCCCCAGCAGATTCTGGTGCCCACAGAAACGAGCACCTCTGCCGCTCTCTAGGACCACCTGGGGCACTTGCTAAGATGAGCAAAGAGTACTCAGCATCATTAAATGTATTCAGGTCTCCCACCTCCCAGGCATTTATTGAGGGGCCCGgagtcctcttcctccccctttatACTGATCCTTTATACTGATGAGGCATTTGACAGTTTCCAAAGCCATTTCACCCTCATTCCTTGCTGAGCCGCTCAACAGCCCAATCAGCTGAACACTGTAGGGACACTTCTGTCCTTTCACACATGAGGAGGTGGGGTTCagagcaggcggggggggggggggggtggaaggtGGGGGGTAGAGAGATGCCTGCTCCATCCTACAGCAAATGAGGCCAGGCTCTCCAGCTTGCCTTCCTCTCCCGCCCCTTAGTCTTGGTTCAGGAAATCCTCTCAGAGGAGGAGCCTCTCATGGCTTCGAAGGCAGAAAGCAGAAGTTTGTGGGTTACCAAACGGATCCAGCTCCCAGTTGGGTTTAGTTTAGCTCCCAGagtgttgatttaaaaaaatcaaattcctaTAATCAGTTGCCAAAATGTTTACAATCAGGAAGGATGGCCACCTTCTCTGGGAAAGAAGCTCTAGCCATGTTTCACCCGGAGCCACTTTAGATGGGATCAGGCCTCCCACTTCCTGTCCATACACAACACTGAAGCCAAATGGCCAAGCCCCTTCATCATCACACCACTGCTGATGTTTTCTTATAGGCTAAGAAGATAGTGAAATGcatctttgtttttctatcaAAAGTGGGAAAATTGGATAAATTGAGAGggatatagtttttaaaaagaatgggagAGACCTTAATTCCTTGCGAAGGTGAACGGTATTCTCTTCTGTGTGTCATGTGCAAAGTGTGTCCTTATTGAATTACAACCTAATATGCTCCTGCAAAACAAATCCACACCTCCCTCATTTACTGCAGCTGTCTGcaaggccagtggttctcaaacattttGGTCTCAGGAACCCTTTCTGCAAAATTACTGAGGACTCCAACAACTTTAAGTGGGTTATATGTATAGTTGcttaacatattaaaaattgaaaatgggaAATTTTTAAAGCACAGCTACAATCCATTAGCCATCAGAGTGATGATGTCATCATGTCACAGAGCTTCTGGAAAACCCCACTGCACACTCATGTGAGAATGAGAGTGTAGGAAATAGTAACATCTTAATAGTGTCCGCCTGTGGGGCCTTGGATGGAGCCCCAGACCTGACTTTGAGAACCCTCGCTAGGCATTTGAGTTTGTCACCCATTTCAAGACTTAAAGAAGAAactttgtttagtttttattccCTGCTGTAGCAACAAAAATTCTAGGTCTTATGAAGTGGGGCTTAAAGAAGGGGAAGAGCAGAAAACAAATTTCTTTCACCAAGCTTCCTTGCAACCTCGATACACAACAACCCCGCACATCCCACTGAGTACACCCTTACAAGACAGTAGCCAGGCAGGCCTCTGGCATAGGCCTCGGGCAGGGAGAAAGGGCAACAGGCTGGTTTGGAAAATAAAAGCTGGAACAGTCATTTTATTCCGAGACCATTTACAGAGTGTTCGAGGGCGGCAGGAATAAAtaagggagggcgggagggcagggagaCTACGTCTTGCAGCAGATCCCACACTTGGATGGGTAACAGCAGCCACAACAgaagatgcagatggggaagtgAGTGTCTCGCCGCCTCCGTCTCTGCAGCCCGGgctgtaggaaggaaggaagagtgagcGGGTGTGGGCGCAGGGAAGGCTGTGAGGCTCTGAAAGGAGGCCCAGGTGTTCTCACCATCAAGCCAGCTGTGACTCCAGCTGTATCCTGGGTCTGGAGGTCTGCAAGCTGTGTTGTCTGTGAAAGCAGAAGGGAATACTGAGGATGGCAGGGCCCGGCAGCGCTTCATTTGCGCACCAACCCATTCTTCCCTCAGCTGGAAGCCTTGCTTTCTGGCCTTTCTCACCTCCCCACAGGCAATCTCCTTCCTGCAGACACCCAGGCCTCCTACTCTCTCCACAGCTGCTGCTCTTCTTTGGGACATCACCCTCCCTAGTCTGGATGCCACCCCTCACCCATAAAAAAACCTGCCTCCATCTTGCCCCTACAATCCATTCCCCACACATATCAGTCATGTTGTGGCTTTACCCATTAGAAAAGCCTGCAGGGCTCTTCCTGCACTTGGAGGAAAATCAGGGTTTGCATGATTGCCCATAAGACCCAGCATGCCCACCGCTCAATCTCAGCTCCAAGCACCACCACCCACTTCCTACTTGCCCCCACCTCGGTTTTAGCTTACCGTCTCCGTCTCACCCTCCAAGTTCTAGGTCAAATACCATTTTCTCACAAGACACTCCTGCTTGACTGCCAGCTCTTTATCTCACCTATCCCCTTccacctcccaccaccatggTCACTCTACGATTTTTTTGTTAAACCCGAGTAGCATTTACTAAACACCGTGATCTTTTGTTTTTACTAATTCCCTGACCAGATTGTATGCACCATAAGAGCAAAAATCTTCTCTCATCTCCCTTGTTCATTGCTTGATCCCCACTGCTTAGGACTTTACACTCAAATGTAGAATTAGTTTGGGACCCCCAGTCCCTGCCACTTGGACCCTATCTCTGTACTTTAGGCAGCTGCCCATCTCCCCTCTGCCTGCGTTGCCATCTGCCCAGTCCACTGCCCTCAGCAGTCCCCTCCGAGGGCCTGGCTCTCCCACGTGGCTGCCTGCGGGGCCCAGGCCCCGTGGGCTCTCACCTGGTGCAGAGCTGAGGCACTGGtcaggctggccaggaggaggagcagcagacaGGCAGCCTGGATCCGCACGTTCAGTGCCATTGTGCCGTCTGGCTAGCTGTCCTGCTGCGAAGTCTAGGACCGCTCTGGTGTCTGGGCCGTTACAGCCGCTTTTATGGGGCCTGCTAGGAGAGGCGGAGGTGCTAAGCCCCCTCCCCTTTGTCCTAACTCATTTCCAAGAAGGTAGTGGCGCCGAAAAGGCGGGAGATAAGCGGGAACAGAGTGACAGGGAACAGGGTTGTGTCAACCTCTGCCAGCAGAGGTGTGTACAGGGGGTGGGGCAGATGGGGCCACAGACACAGGCCTCTAGCCAGACACCTGGGAAACACTTTCCCTAAGATGACATCACCTTGTTGATCTCAGAAAAAAATTCCCCCTTTTGCCACAGAGGTTGCACAGGTCAATGAGCAGGAGCAAGGTGTCCTtgttccccacccctcctcatTCACATGGGGGATGGCTGTCACTTACCAGGGTCCTTTGGGGTGCCCCATACCATTCCCCCAGCTTCGGGTTCTGCTCTGTAGGGAACACTGCAACAGCCAGATGCAGGAGTTTGAGACGGCACAAGCGTGGTCTTTTCTAAGTGTCAGAACCTTAAGAAGTGGCCTGGTATCTGGAAAACGTTCCTGTGAACTTCAGACCATGGAATAGCAGTAACAGTAGTGGCTGCACCTCATGTCCCAGCAGGTATAGACTCACTTTTGTGTTAACCTAGCCAGGACCACCTGTCCTCAAAGCAGTGCCTGCTGTCCCATTCTGGACTCTGCACTGTATTCAGGGCCCTAGCTGCCAACTCAGCCCATTTCCAAGGACCTGGCTTCCCAGGCACTGCTCCCCCTTAGGAGCCCACCATTCCTACCCGGCTTGCTATCCTCACTTGACAGGAGAGGAACTGAAGGCCAAGAAGGGGCTTTGCCCAgatcagaggcagagctggcacTCCAGAGTAAGCAGCCTGACTCAGGCCTGTGCTCTGATCACCAGGCTTTCCTGCCTCCCCCAAACACAGGATGTCCGTGGGCTGTGCTAGACCTGGCTCATACCGGCTCAACAGAGCCACTGTGCACATCTCAACCCACCTCCACATTCAGTGGCAGCATGTTGGTACCTGGACACCAGCGATGGGGTATGTACACAACAGCCAACACTACAAACCAGGGTTCTTTTGGGGGGAGGGCTGGTCCCTTAGAATAGCGGTCGCccacctttcagacctcacggaccactggttggcaaccacACTGCCTTAGAATACCACTGGGTGGGGCGATGAACCAAGGCTCCTGACTGTCCCAGCCACTACCCGAGTCACAGGCAGTGGGTACACACAGCCCAGAGGACCCACATACTTAATTCCAGAGACGGGACTTTGGCCATTTTGGCTCTGACTCATTCACAGATCATCCAGTGTCAACCTTACCACTGGAGCCTGAAGATGCTGCTGCCAAGGAATGAAAACTTCTCCCTTGCCCTGAACTATAGCCAAGCTCATTCAGAACAGTAAGATGGGGGCCCCTGGGAAATCAAGGCTGCTCCTTGCCATCTGCCTCCCCATTCACATCACATTAGGCTCTTCCTGCTGCACACACCCTCAAAGAGGGACTCAAACCGAGTAATGGCCAGGAAAAGGAGACAGGGCTCTCGGGGGAAGAAACCAGTTGGGGACATTTGGGGTGCATGCATGGTGAACTCAGCACGGTGGCAACTGGCAGGCCTAGATCCTGGGAGTGGATGGAGTTGCATGGGGGCTGCACGGTTGAACACAGGGAGACCCAGAAGCATCCCCCAACATTGCCTGTGTCACTACATCTCCACTCAGGCCAGGTTTCATCATCAGCCAGGGGCAGGGGTCATAGCACAGGCGCCAGAGCCACAGTGCAAGGCGACAGGCTGACGGGCCAAGCCTGGCTTCCTGGCCTTCTGCcttccttgggggtggggggctcaagGCCAGGCCCCACCATTGGCTGATGCAGAGGGAAGGGCTTCAGCCCagaagggcagagccaggagccaGTCCCGTTTTTAGGAACTGACGACACAGGagaccccagcctctcctccaaaGACATAGGTCCTTGACCCAACCTCTCCCGGCCCCCTCATACATATACACACCTGGGGCCTCAAAGAGGATATTCATTCTTTAATtcctccagccagccagccagcgaACAGACTGGGTCCCGTGCAGTACAGAATGGCAGGGACTGGCACAGAGCCACCAACAGCAGCTGAGGCCCTGCCCTGATAGAGCTCTGCACAGACCCCATGACCCCTGCCCATACCTGAGATGGACAAATACACAAACAGACAAGGCGGGGCCACATGGGGCCAGTTTATTGCAGTTAAAtacctctctctctattttttgtccatttttccataaagaaaattaaaacacacacacacacacacacacacacacacacacacacacactcaaagggGAGCAGGAATCCAGAAACAAGAGGTGGGGTGAGACATGGCCTCCCTTCTTAGGTCCAGGTCCCAGGGATGGCCCCCCAAAGGCTCCCCTCCTGCCCGTAAGCACCATGTCAGTACCTCTAGAGGCCAAAAGAGGCAGCGGGATATGGCAGGACCTCTGTCCTCCTCCCTTTTGCCTCCAGGCGAGACCACTAGAAGTGCTGGGGCTTAGTGGGGGCCAGGAGAAGGGGCAGACAGATGGGGGAGGGAGATC
This is a stretch of genomic DNA from Myotis daubentonii chromosome 15, mMyoDau2.1, whole genome shotgun sequence. It encodes these proteins:
- the HAMP gene encoding hepcidin is translated as MALNVRIQAACLLLLLLASLTSASALHQTTQLADLQTQDTAGVTAGLMPGLQRRRRRDTHFPICIFCCGCCYPSKCGICCKT